In Bernardetia litoralis DSM 6794, the genomic window CTCAAAAATTAATCAATAAAAAAGAGCCTGCTATCTATAATCAATCAATTATGGAATTTGGTGCGCTACAATGTGTTCCCAAAAATCCAAATTGTAAAGTTTGTCCTTTACAACAAAAATGTACTGCTTTTGAGAAAAATCTAATAGAAAAACTTCCCATAAAAGAAAAGAAAACTGTTGTAAAAGACCGTTTTATGCACTATTTTGTTTTTGTGACAGAAAATAAAACAAATACAGAGAAAAAAGTATTGATAAGACAACGACAAGAAGGAGATATTTGGCAAGGCTTAAATGATTTTTTTGTAATAGAATTTCTAAATAAAGATAAAAAGAATTTTGAACCAATAAAAGAATTACAAATTCAATTAGAAAAAGATGGTTTTAATTTAGAGTTAAAAATTACTACAAAATTCAAATCTATACACGAATCTATTATTTTCAAACATCAGCTTTCACATAGAACTTTGTATGCAAAATTTTATACTTTAGAAATAAAAAATACAAAAGAACAAAATGAGTTTTGGAATAAATTAAAGAAAAAATATAATTTAGAAGAAATAAATTGGCAAAAATTGGATAAAATACCCAAACCTGTCCTTATTACTAAATATCTTGACTATTTAAGCTCACATCTTTTCTAAATCTATTATTTTTTTGTATTTTTACGTTACTATATTCAAATAATATTTTAAGGACGAAGTAAATCAAACTAATTTTTTACATTCAATTTTATTAAAGCAATCATAAATTATGGCAGGAGTAAATAAAGTAATCTTATTAGGAAATCTTGGGCAAGACCCAGAAATTCGTACCTTAGAGAATGGAACTAAAGTATCTACTATATCTATCGCAACAAGCGAAAATTTTAAAGACCAATCTGGAGAATGGCAAGAACGTACAGAATGGCATCGTGTTGTTTTGTGGCGTTGGAATGCTGAAAAAGCAGAAAAACTCAAAAAAGGAGATAAAGTTTATATAGAAGGAAAGCTCTCTACTCGTTCGTGGGAACAAGATGGAGTAAAAAAATATGTTACAGAAGTTGTAGCTAATGACCTTCAATTTACAGCCAAAATGGGAGATGGAAACTACAATGGTGGCGTTCCGATGCCAACACAAGACCCGTATGCTGGAACTGCAAATACATCTACATCTTCAAATACTACTACACAACCTGCAACTGAAAAAACAGAAGTTTCGGCTGACTTGAGTGGTTCTAATAATCCAGAAGACGACCTTCCTTTCTAATCTAAAACTTAATTTTTACGACATTGAACGACAGCGACAGTTTTAGTTGGAATATCATAAATAATTTAGACAACTTTCATGGTTTAGATGCCCTTTTGCAAATAAATAGCATACAGGCTTCTAGTTTGGTAATGTATGCCTTCGAACTTTTTATTATACTTATTTTATTGCTGCTTTCGGGACTGATTTCAGGTTCGGAAGTAGCCTTTTTTTCTCTTACTACTCAACAAATAGAAGAGTGTAAAGACAGTGAAAAATTAGTAGATAAAAAATTACTACAACTTCTTAGTAAACAAAAATTACTTTTAGCAACTATTTTATTATTGAATAATTTGATAAATATTGCTATTGTAATTGCTTCTACTTATATGATGTGGCAGATTTTTGGGCGTGAAGAAGAAGGATTAGTGGTAGTCATTTTGACGGCTATTGTTACAGCAGCAATTGTATTTTTTGGAGAAGTTGTTCCTAAAGTAATTGCTCGTCAGCGTTCTCTTTTATTTTCTAGGAGTGTAGCTCGTCCGATGGCTTTTGCGATTACTATTTTTCGTCCTGCTGCTTGGATTCTTGCATTTATGGGCGAAAGGTTAGAAAAAAGTGTCAAAAAAGGGCAAAATCAAACACCTGTTTCAGTAGAACAGCTTAATAAAGCCTTAGAACTTACCACTAATAACGAAGCTGCAAAAGAAGCAAGACAGATTTTGAGAGGTGTAATTAATTTTGGTCAAATCAATGCCAAACAAATTATGACTTCTCGTACAGAAATTACAGCCGTAGAATATTCAACTTCATACAATAATCTTTTAGAAACAATTAAAGAAAGTGGTTATTCAAGAATTCCAATTTATAAGGAAAAAATGGATGATATTACTGGACTTCTCTATGCAAAAGATTTATTAGCTCATTTGAGAGAAGGAAGTGATTTTGAATGGCAAGAACTTATCAGAGAAAATGTTTTTTATGTTCCCGAAACTAAAAAAATAGATGACCTTTTTCAAGATTTTCAGAGTAAACATATTCACATGGCAATCGTAGTGGATGAATATGGAGGAACTTCTGGGTTGGTTACTTTAGAAGATGTAATTGAAGAAATTGTAGGAGAAATAAATGATGAGTTTGATGATGAGGAAGAAAAATTATTCATACGAACAGCAGAAGATGAATATATTTTTGAAGGAAAAACTCTTTTGAGTGATTTTGTAAAAGAATTCGAATTACATGGAAGTCATTTTGATACTGTAAAAGGAGAAAGTGAATCAATTGGTGGGCTTATGCTTGAGCTTTTTTCAAAAATGCCTATGCGAGGAGAAACCAAAGAATTTCCACCTTTTGAATTTACCATAGAATCGGCTGACAGAAAAAGAGTAAAAAAAGTAAAAGTTAGAGTCTTGAAACAAGAAGACCAAGAAGATGAAGATTAATTTTGAAGTGGTAAATTATCAGTGATAAGTAAATAAATTGGTTTTGCTTTTAATTTATATCAAATTTTACTAGATTTATTATCATTTATCACTTACTGCTTAAAAATGTCGGATGTCAAAAATGTTGAAATAGATGATATAGAGCAACTTTTTAAGTTGCACTATACTACTATGTGTAAGATAGTTTATAGGATGGTAAAAGATGAAACCATTGCAGAAGATATAGTTCAAGATGTATTTTTTAACTTTTGGAAAAAAAGGGAAAAATTAACCATCACAACCTCACTAGCTGCTTATCTCAAACGTTCTGCTACCAATGCAGGTATAGATTATCTTCGTAAAAAACGCCCAACTTCTGATAATGCTTTGGATATTGATGAGCCTATTTATCAATATTTGGCAGTAGATTCTAAGGAAAGTGATGAAAATATCCGAACAGAAGAGTTATCTAATCATATTGAAGCAGCTTTGGAGCTTTTGCCTCCACGTTGTAAAGAAGTTTTTATGCTCAATCGTTTTGAAGAAATGTCTTATAAAGAAGTAGCTGAAACATTAGGAATTTCTATCAAAACGGTAGAAAATCAAATTGGAAAAGCTCTAAAAATTATGCGAATAGCTTTGAAAGATTATTTGCCTTTGTTGGCTGCTTGGTTATTGTATTAATCTTATATGAAAAGGAAGTTATTAGGAACAAAAAACCGTTTCAAAAATTAAATTTTGAAACGGTTTTTTACAGAAATTGATTCATCCTTTATTTATTGGCATTTTAGTATAAAAACACTAACAAAATATATTTAGAATTTCTCTAAGTTAGAGAAAAAGAAACTTCCTTCAATTTGTGCATTTTCATCAGAATCAGAACCGTGAACAGCATTTGCTTCGATAGATTCGCCATATTTTGCACGAATAGTTCCAGCTTCAGCATCTTTAGGATTAGTTGCTCCGATAAGTTTACGGAAATCTTCAACTGCATTTTCTTTTTCTAAGATAGCAGCAACGATATTTCCAGAAGACATATATTTACAAAGTTCGCCATAGAAAGGACGTTCTTTGTGTACTTCATAAAACTGTCCTGCACGCTCTTCAGAAAGGCGAGTAATTTTTGCAGCTACCAAACGGAAACCAGCAGCTTCAATCATTGCCAAAACATTGCCTGTATTATTTGCGCCAAAAGCGTCAGGCTTAATCATTGTGAAAGTACGGTTAGTTGCCATAATTTTTCAAATTCAATTTTAAGTAAAAAATATTTTTTCAAGATTTCCTATAATTTAATTACAAGAAAAACTTAATGGCGCAAAAATACGCTTTTTTATTTAGAAATAAGAATTGGTAGAAATAAATTATTTTTCTAATAATTTTGTCTTTTTTTAGTGTGATTAATTTCAATTACAAGATAGTTAGTATACTGAACTAATTTTGGTTTTAGAATAAATAAATCTGTCAGACACTTTAACTTCGTTGAGGGCTAAAGCCGTTCAAAAGTGTCAGTACAGTTTAAAAACAAACTATCTGACACCTTTGAAGGTGTACTGATAGTGCCACAATTTCTAAAACCACTTCTTAACCAGTATAGTAGTAAAGAAAAATAAAAAATTAAATAGTATTAGAATAGTTTATTTTAAAAAAACAAAATCCAATTTTATGTAAGTATTCCTAATAAATTAATAAAATATTTTATCATTTTGATGATATTTAAAGAATACTAATTAACTTCGCATCTACTTTTATTAATCTTAAAATTACATCTTATAATTTAATGACAAATTATCGATTTTTTTACAAAAAATATTTTAGTAATACAATTTTTGTTTCTATTCTACTGATTTATTTTATAACAATTACTAATTACTCTTATTCTCAAAATAATTCTACTCTTAACTTTGAAAATTATGAATCTCTAAAATCAAAAGGAAGTGTTCCTAAAGACTTTTTACTTTCTGTAAGTGAGCGTTATGTCTCAAAAAATGCAGCTATTGAAGGGGAAGTAGATAAGAAAACAGCCAAAACTATTGACCAATTTAATTTTCAAAGTAGTTTTTCGCTCAAGCAATTATTATGGAGTGGAAACGTAATTTTTGGAGATGAAGTAAGTCAGTATTTGAATGAAATTGCTTCTGAATTATTGAAAAATGATGAAGAGTTACGCAATAAAGTTCGCTTTTATGTCGTAAAATCGCCTGTTCCAAATGCTTTCGCAAATCCTGATGGAGCTATTTTTATTAATTTGGGTTTGGTTGCTCGTGCTGAAAGTGAATCCCAATTGGCTTATATCTTGGCTCATGAAATTACACATTATGTAAAACAACACAGTATTAATCAATTTCTTTTTAAAGAAGAAGTAAATAGCAAAAAAAATAAAAAGGCTTTTCGTTTTGATAACAAATCAGAGGAGCTTTATGCTAAAAGATTGGCACAAAGTAATTATTCAAAAGAGCATGAAGTAGAAGCTGATGCGTATGGTTGGGAGCTTTTCAAAAATACAAAATATGACCTTTTAGCAGCAGCAAAAACATTTGATATGCTTCAAAATACTCGCCAGCCATTTGATACGCTTGTTTTTGAAAGTAAATTTTTGAATAATTCTTACATTCAGCTTCCTGATAGTACTTATTATATGGATACAGTTCATATTGTGGAACGTGAAAAACTTGATTCAGCAGAAATGGAAGCCCTTATGGCACTAAGTACGCACCCAAGTGCAGCCGAAAGAAAAAAATTAGCTATACAGAGAATGCAAGAAAATGGAGTTGTAAATGGTGGAAAAGAATATATAGTTTCAAAAGAAAAATTTGAAACTGTACAAAAAATTGCTCGCTTCGAACTCTGTCAATTATATCTTTCTGATGCAAAATATATTGATGCACTTTATCATACTTTATTATTGCAAGAACAGTATGGAGATAGCAAATATATCCAAATATCGCTAACAAAAGCATTGTATGGAATTGCAAAATATGATAATGTTAAAGCTCGTATTTATTTAGACCAGCTTTATAGTCGAATGGATTGGCAGGGTAGAAATTGGTATTTTGCTTTGGAAGAATTAGATGATTATCAACTTACTGTTTTGGCTTTGGCGCATTGTTTTGAAATGCTTGATAAATATCCTAGTGAGGCTTATCTCAAAAATGCAATTCCAAGTCTTTTGATGGATATAAAGCTGTATTATAGTGATTTTAGTAAAGGAAAAACAGTTGGAAAGAAGAAAAATCAAATTAATTATGCCGAAGATTTAATGTATCCAGCTTGGCAAAAAATACAAGCACATGCAGAATTTGAAGAACTTCGTAAACAAGGGGATAGACTTTATTTGGGACATAAAAAGGCAGAAAATAGGAGAGAAGAGGGAATGTCTGATGTTGAAATGAAAAGGTTGAGTGATAATATTACAAAGGGATATGCACTTGGTATCAATAAAATTGTGATGGTAAATCCTTTTTATATTCGTTTAGATGTTCGTAAAGACCAGCCTTTAGATATTTTTACAAGTGATAGTATGCAAACTGTTTTTCATCAAGAGTTAAAGCAGAATAGTAAAGCTGTTAAGTTAGGTATTGTTTCTTTAAATCCTGTTGCTTTTGGAGAAAATGATGCTGAAAAATTTAATGATTTAGCTATTATTAATTCTTGGTATAAAGAAATGGGAGAGTCAAATGTAAATATGATTGCTAGTAATTATGATGCTTTGCAGGCTCTATCTAAAAAATATGGAACTCCTTATTTTACTAGAATGATTGTGATAGATAAAAAAATGAAGTTTCAAGGACAAATTTTGCCTATTGGTATTTTTATTCCTGTGTTACCTTATGTTATCTATAAAGCTGCTACGGCACATGATTCTATGTTCATTACAATTATGCACGATGTAAATACAGGAGAAGTGAAGATGATACAAGGCAATAAATCAAATAAATCTATTAAAAAGAAAAAACTTTCTGAGATTACTCGTTCTCATCTTTATCAAATCAAACGTAAGAGGAGATAAATCTTTTTTTAAAAATTAAATCTATCAAAAATAAAAAATACATTTTAATGAAAAATATACTCGTTTTAGTTGTCTTTGCTTTTGTATTGTTTCTAACAAAACAAATACAAGCTCAAGATTATTTTAAGGAACGTCGTTATCAAGGAATTGATTTCACTAAAAGTAAAGCCAAAAAAAAATATATTACTATTTCACGAAAAAAATATGAAGTAGTAAATAAAGAAGAAGAAATAATGTTAGGAAAGAAATTTTCTTATGACTCAAAACAAAAGGTTTTTTATGTGAAAAGACAAAAGAAAGCCATGACTTTTAAAGAAACTATCAATTTTATGAAATATGTAGGAAATAAACAATCTGCAGAAGAATTAAAAGGAAGCTGGAATCTATATAAATTAAGTAATATTTCAGGAGCAACAGGAGGTCTTGCTGTAATAATAGGTGGGTTTATGCTGACTACTTGGGGAGATGATAAAGATACTAGACTTGTAAATGAAGGTTTGATTTTATTAGGTTCTGGAGCTGTTCTTTATGGAACAACTTATTTATTACAATTAAAAGCTGAAAAAAAGGTCAAAAAAACGATTCGTTATCACAATAAAAAAGTTCGTCAGTTTTCCAAACCTGTAATTGCCAAGAATGATTTTGCTCCTTCTAGTTTGGGTTTTAAGCCTGTCAGAATGAATTTATTAAATCCAACTCCTGTTCCTACTTTGAGCTTGGCTTGGAGTTTATAAGGATTTGTAAATTTTAGGAAATTAAATAAAAACTGATAACTATGGAAAACTTGAAAATAGGCGTATTTGTAGGTTAAAGGCAAGCCTTTAATCTATAAGGTAAATACTTTTCTGTAGTTATCAGTGAAAAAAGAAAAAGGTAATTGAAATTTTTAATATTTCAATTACCTTTTTTTGAGTGGAACAATATAGAAACTATTTTTCGTCTCTAAACATATCCATTACATCTTCTGAAACTCCCATAGAAGAAAAACCTCCATCATGGAAAAGATTTTGCATAGTTACTTTTTTGGTAAAATCAGAGAAAAGAGAAATTACAAAATCAGCACATTCTTGAGCTGAAGCATTGCCCAATGGCGACATTTTATCAGCATAATTCATAAAGGCATCAAATCCACCTACACCTGTTCCTGCTGTTGTGGCTGTTGGAGATTGTGAAACTGTATTTATTCTTACTTTTTTAGATGTACCCAAACGATAGCCATAACTGCGAGCAATAGATTCTAATACAGCTTTTGCATGAGCCATATCATTATAATCAGGGAATGTTCTTTGTGCAGCAATATAAGAAAGTGCAACAATAGAAGCCTCATCATTCAAAACATCCATTTTTTCGGCTACTTGTAGCATTTTATGGAAAGAAAGAGCAGAAATATCAATTGCTTTAAGTGTCCAAGCGTGATTCAAATCTCCATAATCTTTTTTCTTACGTACATTTGGACTCATTCCGATAGAATGCAATGCAAAATCAAGTTTTCCACCCAAATGCTCAGTTGCTTTTTCGTATAAATTTTCCCAATCTGCGATAGAAGTTGCATCAGCAGGAATAACGATTGTGTTACATTTTTCTGCAAGTTCTTGAATTGTACCCATTCTAAGGGCAACAGGAGCATTTGTTAAGACAAATTTTGCACCTTCTGCGTGTGCTGTTTCTGCAATTTTCCAAGCGATAGAGTTTTTATCTAAAGCTCCTGAAATAATACCTACTTTTCCTTTGAGTAAATTGTACATGAGTTTTTATTTGTGTTTTATATGTAATTCACTCTTTAGAGTGAGATTGTATTTCTAAAATACGAAATTAATTTAAACTAAACTTTATTTGAATTATCATTCCATAAACAATTAATAGTTGTGCAGCTAGATAAGTAGCCATTACAAAAACAGGAGCAAATGGAATAGTTAGGTTTTTGACAAAAATATCAATGGCAAGTAACGAATCTGAAACCATAAATAAAAATGCACCAAAGAAAACATATTCTGCGCTTGTTTTTAGCACTTTTCCTGTGCGTTCCATTGCCATAAAAGCCATTGTAATAATTACTAACATATAAATAGGAACAGCAAAAATCATAACTTCATCAAGCCATTTGTATAAAAATGTAAGCATCAAAATAAAGCTTCCAATAAATGGAATAGCACGAATAAGTAATTTTTTGCTTTCTCCTAATCCTTTATTGTGTAAGGATTTTTTGAAAGTAATAATATACAAAATATGAGAAATTAAGAAACTGCCCAAACCAAGTATAAAAAACAAAGGATTTTCTTTTTGAAAGAGTAAAAAAATATCACCAATCCAAGCTAAAGAAAGTGCCATTAAGATAAAATTAGTAAGACTTTTTTTGTAAGACTGTATTACTTCTCTAGTATTTAGATAAAAATAAATTCCTAATAAAGGAATAAGAAAAGGCTTTGAAGCTAATTCTAATACAAAATCATATTGATAATTTGCATATAAATTGAGGAGCGCAAAAAAAGCAAGAACGTAGAGCAACCACGTATATTTGGATTGGAAGTATTTCATTGTGTAAAGTTATTTTTTACTACAAAGAAACGAAAAAAAAAACTATTCGTACAAAAAAACTCAATAGTTAGAAAGAATGTAATTTTGAAATTAGTAGGTCAAAAGGCTTGCCTTTGACTGTATTGGTATTCTTTTAAATCTGTAAAAATGATTATTTGAAAAGTCAAAGGCAAGTCTTTGCCCCACAAAATACAGTAAAATCTAGGTAAAAAAGGTAGTTATTTTTTAATAGAAGGAAAATCTATTTTAGCTACTAATTTATTGAGTTGTTTTCCTGAAAAGTCAAACACTGCATAAATAGAATAAACCACCACAAAGGCAAGATAAGCTCCAAAAACTATATCAGAAAAATAATGAATTGTAGTAGCCACTCTGCCAATAGCGACAGCACAAGCATAAAACAATAAAATCGGACGCAGAGAAGGATATAATAAACCGATAGAAAAAGCCATACAAAATGCACTACTTGTATGTCCAGAAGGAAAACTCTCACAATACTGACACTCTCCAAGAAAAGTGTAAATATCTTCATCTATAATAGAAAAGGGACGACTTCGACCAAAAAAAGATTTTAATATAGAAGTCAAACTTAAACAAATAGTGTCAGCTATCAGTAAGAAAAAAAAATAAAAAGCAAATTTCTTCTTGAATAAAATGACAGATATAATAAACAAGCTCATGTAAACTGGAATAACATTTATTTCAAATCCTCTACCAATAATTTCGAATGTATTAATTAGCACACTCCCTTTAAATGAATGAAGGAAAATTGTAAGAGGTTTATCTAAAAAGAATATAAACAGAGTACAAGTGAGTAGAACTCCTAGAGAGATTAGAAGGAATATTTTGAGTTTTTTCATTTTTTCTACAATTTTTTAATTAAAATTTCTTGGTCTAATCCTTTTTTATATTTATGAATTGTCATTATAAGTTGAGTTATATTTTGTTGCTTTATTTTTTCTTCTTTAAAATTTATTTTTTGTATATCGTAACGTTCTCTATTTCCATAGTTTTTGATGAGTAATTCAATATTTTGGGGTATAAAGAAAGTTGATTTATTAGGTATATGTTTTTTAAATTCATTTAGATAAATTCCAATTCCTGCAAAATCAAAATCTCCAAAATGTAGGTAATTATTTGGAATAGATTGTAGCCATTTTATCAAATCTTTACTTTGATTTTGTGGATAACGACTTATAAAAAGAGGTTGAATATCCTTAAAAAGATGTTTTTGATTTTCAATAAGTCTAAAATTTTCGGGGTTTTCAATTCCTACAATCGTAAATTTTTTATTAGGAATAAAATTTTCAAAGTCATAAATAAATTTGAAAATACCTTCAGTAAAATCTAATGTAATAGGTTGATTATTTAAAGTTGCTTCAACTGGAGCACAACTATTTATCAAAAATCCTTTAAATGTTCTAACCTTTTTTAGTTTGGAGTCAGAAGAAATAGCCGTCAAATCGCTTCTTGAGATATTTTCTTTTTTACTGATTTTAATATAAGTTGTCAAGTCATTAATTCCATATTTATTCTGTAAATAAAGAAATAATGATTGTTTGTTTGTTAGGTATAATTTTTTGTGTATTCTTCCAGTTCTGTCAATAATTCTTTCTGTTATCAAGTCTTCAATTGAGGTGTGTTTTGCCTTACTTGATGGTATTGATTCGCCTTGTGAAAGTTGTAATAATATTTTTGCTATACGAATAGGTAGCTTCATAAGGTGTTAGTTTGAGTATCTTATATTATTTTTTATCAATCTCTTGACACGTGTTATATTTTTGGTGTCTTTTGTTAGATGATAAGTATACTTATAACTCATTGCATTCTGTGAAATAGGCGAACTATTGATAAGTAAAATATTTCTATCATTGGCAAATTTTAAAATACCTTGAACATTATTAGGGTGCAACTTTCCTATTTCATCCATCATACAATGCAAACGAAATTCATTTTTGTTTTTCTTGGTGGCCTTTTCTTTAAAGACATTTAAAAGCATAATATTTATCATTGCTTTCGCTAGTACATCTGTACCCTCCGAGCCTACATTGGATAATTTTTCTACCCAGCCTGTATCATTGTCATTTTCTATTATCCTAAATTGCAACTCAAAGGAATCTGAAAGTGTGATTTCTTTCTCTTTTGAGTCTCTCATCTCTTTAGAGAGTCTTTTTAATAGCGAAATAGCTCTATTATTTACATTACTTTTGCTTTCAGTAGAAAATAAATCACCTTTTCCAAGGTTGTATCTATTTTCATCATAGAATTTTTTGATTTCTACCAATAATACAAATATCTGATGTTTACTTTCAATTGTTTTGAGTTTCATGCTTTTGATTGCTCCAACAAAATTTCTTTCTTCAAAATCATTATTTATATCATGTATTACTTTGCTTATTTCGCCTTCTTTTTCTATCAATGAATTTGTTTCTTGTCCAATAAGGCTTATTATATGAACAAATTTTTCTCGTGTACGATTTTTAACTTCCTCTATTTTATTTTCATCAATATATTCTTTTATCATTTCGGCAAACTCAAAATATTCACTTTCTTCGATACATTTTACCTTAAATTGAAATATATTATTTTCATCAAATTTGCCTGTTAGTTTGTTGATAGCTGCTTGCAACTCGTTGTAACGCTTTGTAATACTGTTGTCTTTTGTTTGTAATTCAGTTATCAAATATAGACAAGTCTGTTTTGTTTTATGTTTTTTAGAAAAATTAATAACATACTTTTCAACAGACATATAAATATCTTGATTTTTAAAATACTCAAAAATTTCTAAATCTTCTTTGTAAATATTGAGTGTTTTCTTTATTTCATTAATTTTATTATTGTATTTGTTTTTAGTATCTAAAAGTAAATTTTTTTGTTGCTTATATTTTTTTATTTCATTTTTTATTTCTTCTTGGAGGTTTTCTTTTTTGTCTTTAAATTCTTGTTTTTTGTCAAATAATTCTCTTTTGTCTTTGTTGTATTCAATTACTTTATCTCTATGTTTTTTGATAAAATGAAGTTCTCTTTCTATTGTTGAAAGTTCTGAATCTATTTGTTCAATTTTTCCTGTATCTGCTCCTTTCTTATCCAATTCTCTTTTTTGTTCTTCTTTAATTGCTGTTTTTTTATTTTTTATATTCTTTTTTTCTATTTGAAATTGTTCTTCAAGTTGTTTTATTTGCTTTACTGCTCTTTTTTCTTCTGCTTCTATTTTTACTGCTTTTTCCTTTTTCTTTGCATCAATTATATTCTTAATTCTATTTTCAATTTTTGTCACTTTTTCTTCTGCTTTTTTACTTTCTTTTTCCAAATCAAAAATAAGAATTTTTATATTTTCTATTTCTATTTCCTTTTCATTTTTAGCTTTTTCTTGTATATCTGAAAAAAGAACAGAAATCTCATTTAGTTTTATTTGAGATTTGTTTTGAGTAAACTCACTTTGTTCTATAATTTCTTTTTGGACTCTAATTTTAAGTTGCATTTTTTTTCCTAATTTTACTAATTCATTCTTAGATTGACTTTCAAGATTTGTACTAATTTGCTGTATATTTTCAATCCGTTTTTTAAAATCTTCTTTATCATTTATCAAATCAGCAACTGTTTTTACATTTTTATTAATTTGTTCTGTATCAATACTAATTCCATAAAAATTCAAATTTGGATTTATACTTTTTCTTGGATTTAATCCTTTTTGAAATAACACTTTTTCGTTATCAATTACTTTTCCAATTGTTTTTTCCCAACCTACAACATTTTCATTCAGCCAACCATACAAAGAGTTTTTGCTGTTTTCTATTTTAGTATCTATTTCTTTTGTTTTTTTAATTGTATTTTTTTGTTTTTCTATTTGAATTTCTATTTGTCTTTCTGTCTTTGTTTTAATGTCGGTATCTTCGATTTCCCATATTCTTTTAATAATATTGATTTCTTCTTCTGCTTGCTTGTGTTTTATTTTACTTTCTGAAAAAGTAGAATTGATAGTTGAAATTTCAGTTTTGTATTCTTCAATTACTTCTTCATAAAATTGTTTGTATTTCGTTTTGGTCAGTTCTATTTCAAGTTTTGCCTTCTCTTTTTCTGTTGATTTGACATTAGTTTTTGCAAGTTCTAATTCTTTATTATTTTGTTTGTGTGCTTCTTCATAAATTGCTTCGTATTGGATATTCAAAGCATCTTTAAATACTAAAAAGTTTTTGTCTATGATATTTTTTTTACTTTGTTTATGATTTTCAGAAGCTATAAGTTGATTGTTCTTTTGTTTTAGAAGAGCTTCATAACGCTGCTGAATTTCAGTAAATCTAGAAGTAAGGATTTGTTTTTCTTCTGATAAATAGCCTTCTTTTGACTTTAAGTTGTCTTCGTTATTTACACGCTCAATTATAATTTGAATATTAGCTTTTTCATACTTTGCCTTTTTAGTTAGAATGTCATCTAACTTTCCATTTACTTCTCCAATTTGTAATTGTATTTTTTCTTTTTTATTTTC contains:
- a CDS encoding ATP-binding protein, which translates into the protein MRYLNKIIFINSAGKALKYAEIELDGNAHFTGTQGVGKSTLLRAILFFYNADTQKLGISKEKTSYADYYFPYQNSYIIYEVHTEKGKFCILSFKSSGRVALRFFDAAYNKDFFIDKEGRAFENWEKTRDALVEDIDYTRKVTNYQEYRNIIYGSNKGLEPKFRKYALIESKQYQNIPRTISNVFLNTKLDAQFVKQTIIKSLDDEEIKIDLITYSQAHLKDFESNLNDIRKWTDENIEKQAEKISTIYSNLNFIEQEKKEIAYQLGYALTQIQENQPKIEKQLYKDEKRQHKIQEEINSLDSIFENKKEKIQLQIGEVNGKLDDILTKKAKYEKANIQIIIERVNNEDNLKSKEGYLSEEKQILTSRFTEIQQRYEALLKQKNNQLIASENHKQSKKNIIDKNFLVFKDALNIQYEAIYEEAHKQNNKELELAKTNVKSTEKEKAKLEIELTKTKYKQFYEEVIEEYKTEISTINSTFSESKIKHKQAEEEINIIKRIWEIEDTDIKTKTERQIEIQIEKQKNTIKKTKEIDTKIENSKNSLYGWLNENVVGWEKTIGKVIDNEKVLFQKGLNPRKSINPNLNFYGISIDTEQINKNVKTVADLINDKEDFKKRIENIQQISTNLESQSKNELVKLGKKMQLKIRVQKEIIEQSEFTQNKSQIKLNEISVLFSDIQEKAKNEKEIEIENIKILIFDLEKESKKAEEKVTKIENRIKNIIDAKKKEKAVKIEAEEKRAVKQIKQLEEQFQIEKKNIKNKKTAIKEEQKRELDKKGADTGKIEQIDSELSTIERELHFIKKHRDKVIEYNKDKRELFDKKQEFKDKKENLQEEIKNEIKKYKQQKNLLLDTKNKYNNKINEIKKTLNIYKEDLEIFEYFKNQDIYMSVEKYVINFSKKHKTKQTCLYLITELQTKDNSITKRYNELQAAINKLTGKFDENNIFQFKVKCIEESEYFEFAEMIKEYIDENKIEEVKNRTREKFVHIISLIGQETNSLIEKEGEISKVIHDINNDFEERNFVGAIKSMKLKTIESKHQIFVLLVEIKKFYDENRYNLGKGDLFSTESKSNVNNRAISLLKRLSKEMRDSKEKEITLSDSFELQFRIIENDNDTGWVEKLSNVGSEGTDVLAKAMINIMLLNVFKEKATKKNKNEFRLHCMMDEIGKLHPNNVQGILKFANDRNILLINSSPISQNAMSYKYTYHLTKDTKNITRVKRLIKNNIRYSN
- a CDS encoding DUF7281 domain-containing protein, producing the protein MKLPIRIAKILLQLSQGESIPSSKAKHTSIEDLITERIIDRTGRIHKKLYLTNKQSLFLYLQNKYGINDLTTYIKISKKENISRSDLTAISSDSKLKKVRTFKGFLINSCAPVEATLNNQPITLDFTEGIFKFIYDFENFIPNKKFTIVGIENPENFRLIENQKHLFKDIQPLFISRYPQNQSKDLIKWLQSIPNNYLHFGDFDFAGIGIYLNEFKKHIPNKSTFFIPQNIELLIKNYGNRERYDIQKINFKEEKIKQQNITQLIMTIHKYKKGLDQEILIKKL
- a CDS encoding lysoplasmalogenase, which produces MKYFQSKYTWLLYVLAFFALLNLYANYQYDFVLELASKPFLIPLLGIYFYLNTREVIQSYKKSLTNFILMALSLAWIGDIFLLFQKENPLFFILGLGSFLISHILYIITFKKSLHNKGLGESKKLLIRAIPFIGSFILMLTFLYKWLDEVMIFAVPIYMLVIITMAFMAMERTGKVLKTSAEYVFFGAFLFMVSDSLLAIDIFVKNLTIPFAPVFVMATYLAAQLLIVYGMIIQIKFSLN
- a CDS encoding phosphatase PAP2 family protein, whose product is MKKLKIFLLISLGVLLTCTLFIFFLDKPLTIFLHSFKGSVLINTFEIIGRGFEINVIPVYMSLFIISVILFKKKFAFYFFFLLIADTICLSLTSILKSFFGRSRPFSIIDEDIYTFLGECQYCESFPSGHTSSAFCMAFSIGLLYPSLRPILLFYACAVAIGRVATTIHYFSDIVFGAYLAFVVVYSIYAVFDFSGKQLNKLVAKIDFPSIKK
- a CDS encoding enoyl-ACP reductase FabI is translated as MYNLLKGKVGIISGALDKNSIAWKIAETAHAEGAKFVLTNAPVALRMGTIQELAEKCNTIVIPADATSIADWENLYEKATEHLGGKLDFALHSIGMSPNVRKKKDYGDLNHAWTLKAIDISALSFHKMLQVAEKMDVLNDEASIVALSYIAAQRTFPDYNDMAHAKAVLESIARSYGYRLGTSKKVRINTVSQSPTATTAGTGVGGFDAFMNYADKMSPLGNASAQECADFVISLFSDFTKKVTMQNLFHDGGFSSMGVSEDVMDMFRDEK